A genome region from Panacibacter microcysteis includes the following:
- a CDS encoding serine hydrolase domain-containing protein, producing the protein MKIIAKLCNLISFILPLSPITDNSLIKVNRSIYILLFFLVAFGCGQSSDNKSKLTSASNDITDSLYRPLTAAEVKRYGSAVEHFYNKRLVATGFNGSFLVAKNGEILYEDYKGFYDFKTKQPVDEHSAFHLASISKTFTAMTVLKLWEESRLNLDDSLQKFFPQLPYHGVTVKMLLNHRSGLPNYLYFMDSAWDKKRKATNWDVVNYMIAHKPLADAMPDRVYHYCNTNFVLLALIVEIVTNKPFPTYMKDSVFTPLGLKDTYVFSSADTARYNPTYSVTKPFMMDHLDCTYGDKNVYSTARDLLTWDKVLFENKFVRKSTAEMAYEPYSFEKRTMHNYGLGWHLYFNNGDTIIYHNGKWHGSNTVFTRLVQDTAVLIVLGNKLNRNIYTAKDMQGIFTGKTDTGTLEE; encoded by the coding sequence ATGAAGATAATTGCAAAGTTATGTAACCTCATTTCTTTTATTTTGCCGCTTTCCCCAATTACAGATAACTCGTTAATAAAAGTGAACAGATCGATCTATATATTACTGTTTTTTCTTGTTGCATTTGGCTGCGGCCAGAGTAGTGACAATAAAAGCAAACTAACATCCGCAAGTAATGATATTACTGATTCTTTATACAGGCCGTTAACAGCCGCTGAGGTAAAAAGATATGGCAGTGCAGTAGAGCATTTTTATAATAAACGGTTGGTGGCAACAGGTTTTAACGGCAGCTTTCTCGTGGCAAAAAACGGGGAGATACTGTATGAAGATTACAAAGGCTTTTACGATTTTAAAACAAAGCAGCCTGTTGATGAACATTCGGCGTTTCACCTGGCATCTATCTCCAAAACTTTTACTGCCATGACGGTGCTGAAGCTTTGGGAAGAAAGCAGGTTAAACCTTGATGACAGCCTGCAAAAATTTTTCCCTCAGTTGCCTTATCATGGGGTTACGGTAAAAATGTTGCTGAACCACCGCAGCGGTTTGCCGAATTACCTGTACTTTATGGATTCTGCATGGGATAAGAAAAGAAAAGCCACCAACTGGGATGTTGTAAATTATATGATCGCCCATAAGCCGCTTGCAGATGCTATGCCCGACCGTGTATACCATTATTGCAATACCAACTTCGTGCTGCTGGCGCTCATCGTGGAGATCGTAACCAACAAGCCGTTCCCCACCTACATGAAAGACAGCGTCTTTACACCGCTCGGTTTAAAAGATACTTACGTTTTTTCCAGTGCAGATACTGCCCGTTATAATCCTACATATTCTGTAACCAAACCGTTTATGATGGATCACCTGGACTGTACTTATGGTGATAAAAATGTGTACAGCACAGCAAGGGACCTGCTAACATGGGACAAAGTATTGTTTGAAAACAAATTTGTACGCAAATCCACCGCCGAAATGGCCTATGAACCATATAGTTTTGAAAAACGCACCATGCACAACTACGGCCTTGGCTGGCATTTGTACTTTAACAACGGCGATACGATCATTTATCACAATGGTAAATGGCACGGAAGCAACACCGTTTTCACAAGACTTGTACAAGATACCGCGGTACTCATTGTGTTAGGCAACAAACTTAATCGCAACATATACACCGCAAAAGATATGCAGGGCATTTTTACCGGTAAAACAGATACCGGTACGCTCGAAGAATAA
- the tpiA gene encoding triose-phosphate isomerase produces MRKQIAAANWKMNLTIKQGEALLDAIIAQPHSLGADQQVVFAVPFPYLAMAQQKVEGKNNVFIAAQNCYSKKSGAYTGETSVEMLQSIGISVVVLGHSERREYFNESNQLLADKVNICLEYNITPIFCCGEPLDIREAGTQNEFVAKQLEESLFHLSAEQLQKVVIAYEPIWAIGTGKTATSAQAQEMHAHLRAVLAKQYGEEVAANTSILYGGSVKAGNAKEIFSQPDVDGGLVGGASLIADEFVTIINSLK; encoded by the coding sequence ATGAGAAAACAAATCGCCGCAGCCAACTGGAAAATGAATCTTACAATAAAGCAGGGAGAAGCACTGCTGGATGCAATTATTGCCCAACCGCATTCTCTTGGTGCAGACCAGCAGGTAGTATTTGCAGTGCCTTTTCCATACCTGGCTATGGCACAGCAAAAAGTTGAAGGCAAAAACAATGTTTTCATTGCCGCACAAAACTGTTACAGCAAGAAAAGCGGTGCGTATACCGGCGAAACATCTGTTGAAATGCTGCAGTCAATCGGCATCAGCGTTGTAGTGCTGGGCCATTCAGAACGCCGCGAATATTTCAACGAAAGCAACCAGTTACTGGCAGATAAAGTAAACATTTGTCTTGAGTATAATATCACGCCCATCTTTTGTTGCGGCGAGCCGTTAGACATTCGCGAAGCCGGTACACAAAATGAATTTGTGGCCAAACAACTGGAAGAATCACTTTTTCATTTGTCTGCAGAACAGTTACAAAAAGTGGTTATTGCATATGAGCCTATCTGGGCCATTGGTACCGGCAAAACGGCTACCAGTGCACAGGCACAGGAAATGCATGCACACCTGCGTGCTGTTTTGGCAAAGCAGTATGGCGAAGAAGTTGCAGCCAACACCAGCATACTCTACGGCGGCAGCGTAAAGGCCGGTAATGCAAAAGAAATTTTCTCACAGCCAGATGTAGATGGCGGTCTTGTAGGAGGCGCATCATTAATTGCTGATGAGTTTGTTACCATTATCAACAGCCTTAAATAA
- a CDS encoding putative sugar nucleotidyl transferase encodes MSIVLFDNIDRKHLYPLNNACANAKLRTGICTAIERWQLHAGSNVYVHTDAYLAPLYETIPPDIHYWIDAAILPDAKLAERILALKEGEALFSNNTLVAGCARLDAAKVTAEDLHTFFTKQHDCGSIRKLVHGWDIFEYNDVMLREDFDLLRHQKTSLPIPANCQVINAGNIFIEEGASLNFATINATAGPVYIGRNAVVMEGCLIRGPFAMCSDSVLKMGAKIYGATTLGPYCVAGGEIKNAVLQGYSNKAHDGYLGDAVIGRWCNLGAGTSNSNVKNTGSIVKMWNKVAHDYVEANMKCGFVMGDYSRTAINSSINTGSVIGTCCNIFGDGLLPKYIPDFQWGGKGITKYELEKSFKDIDNWKKMKGRSLTDAEKKVLQYIFETT; translated from the coding sequence ATGAGCATCGTATTATTTGATAACATTGACCGCAAACATTTATACCCGTTGAATAACGCCTGCGCCAATGCTAAACTGCGTACAGGCATCTGTACCGCGATAGAGCGCTGGCAACTGCACGCAGGCAGCAATGTGTACGTGCATACAGATGCTTACCTGGCACCACTGTACGAAACAATTCCGCCGGACATTCATTACTGGATAGATGCTGCCATACTGCCCGATGCAAAACTGGCTGAACGCATACTTGCATTGAAAGAGGGCGAAGCATTGTTTAGCAACAACACACTTGTTGCGGGTTGCGCCAGGCTGGATGCAGCAAAGGTTACAGCCGAAGACCTGCATACATTCTTTACAAAACAACATGACTGTGGCAGCATAAGAAAACTGGTACACGGGTGGGATATTTTTGAATACAACGATGTAATGTTGCGCGAAGATTTTGATCTCCTCCGTCATCAAAAAACTTCTTTGCCAATACCTGCAAACTGCCAGGTTATAAATGCAGGAAACATTTTTATTGAAGAAGGTGCATCACTAAATTTTGCTACAATTAATGCAACTGCCGGTCCTGTATACATTGGCAGGAACGCAGTTGTTATGGAAGGTTGCCTCATTCGCGGGCCGTTTGCAATGTGCAGCGATTCGGTATTGAAAATGGGTGCAAAAATATACGGCGCCACAACGCTTGGGCCATACTGTGTGGCAGGCGGGGAAATAAAGAATGCCGTACTACAGGGCTACAGCAATAAAGCACATGATGGTTACCTTGGCGATGCAGTTATTGGCCGCTGGTGCAATCTTGGTGCAGGTACCAGCAACAGCAATGTAAAGAATACTGGCAGCATAGTAAAGATGTGGAATAAAGTAGCGCACGATTATGTGGAAGCAAATATGAAATGTGGCTTTGTGATGGGAGATTATTCCCGCACGGCCATCAATTCTTCTATCAATACCGGTAGCGTTATCGGCACCTGCTGCAATATTTTTGGAGACGGTCTGCTGCCAAAATACATTCCCGATTTTCAGTGGGGTGGCAAAGGCATAACAAAATATGAGCTGGAAAAGAGCTTCAAAGACATAGACAACTGGAAAAAAATGAAAGGCCGCTCACTTACAGATGCTGAAAAAAAAGTTTTGCAGTATATCTTTGAGACCACATAA
- a CDS encoding dodecin family protein, with translation MPLVKVIEVIASSDVSIDDAVKNAVKEASRTIRNIDSVWVKDIKAHVKDGKITTFGVICNISFRLDSAPL, from the coding sequence ATGCCACTGGTAAAAGTTATTGAAGTAATCGCATCCTCAGACGTTAGTATAGATGATGCCGTAAAGAATGCAGTAAAAGAAGCCTCAAGAACAATCCGCAACATTGACTCGGTGTGGGTTAAAGACATCAAAGCACATGTAAAGGATGGAAAGATTACTACGTTTGGCGTAATCTGTAATATCTCTTTCAGACTAGATTCGGCGCCTTTGTAG